AGCTGGTAGCGTTGTATGCCACCCTGAATGCCCACGCGCCAACGCGACGACAACAGCCGATACGCACCCATGCCTCCCTGAGCGAACTGCGGGTTGGGAGTCTCGGTGCGGCGGGGATACAGACGAGTTCGGGCAAACGCTTGGACCTGCCACTGCGGCGTGTCCCAGGTAATCGCACCGATCGGCGTGATGGAAGCGAACCGTGGATCCGCGGTCGGATCCCACTCTCCCAGTAGTGGGTCGAGATAAGGATTCGACTGCGCACCCGCTTCGGCATCGGCACCGACCGTTGTATACAACACCTGGGCACGCGCGTCGAGGCAGGTGGACCACAGCAGGAGGCCCAGGCCAAGAAGCGCGTAGCGCATCTACGAATTTAGAGTTTGAGTACGGCATTCTGAGCCCCAAATCCGTCGTCTCGTTGAATCGGTGCGAGCGGGTCGGTCACCCACGTCTCACCGTTAATAACAAACTGGTATTCGTGCTCACCACGTCCGACGGGTACGAGGCCGGTCCAGATGGTCTGGCCCCGTACCGTACGGGATGAAAGCGGGATAGGCTCCCACTTGCTGAAATCCCCGGCCACAGCCACGGATTCGGCATCGGCAGCACTGTAGACGAAGCGCATCCAGACGACCGACCCGTCATCGGATACCGCGGTGGCCTGCGGACCATTGGGTGCGGACGTGGATGGTCCACTTGCTATCGCCGTGGAGGGCTCACCCTCCGGCACGACGGAACCGTTCCCATCGCCCACCTGCCAGACAAGAACGCCGAGTGCCGCGGCCACAAGCAGTGCTACGACCGGTCGCACCGTCAGCGTAAGCGGTACAGTGAGCGGGCGAAGCCAATCTTGCAGTCGGGCGACCACACCGGAATCTGCGACGTCATCGGCCGCGGGAACGGTCGCGTTGGCGGTTGCTTCCGACATCTCGATCGCCGCCATGACATTGTCTGCAAACCCAGCGGGTGGGGACGTGGATGAGGAGCGAGCTGCTTCTCCAGACCACTGAAGTTCAAACCGTAACACGCTTCGTGCTTCTTCGTCTTCCGCGATTGCGTGGAGAGCATCCGTTTCTTCATCCGTCGAGAGATCCCCATCAATCAGCCGCTGCACGAGGTTGTCGGCCGGAGACCGAAACTCGTGCCCGTTCGAGTAGGCGGTGTTGTCGTGTTCTGAAGCTTGATCGTTCATGTCAGATAAACCGTCACGGTGAAAGTGACATCCGCAGGCCGATCGCGGCGTCCGCGATGACCCGTCTACGTTTAGATACTCTTATTCCGGGCGGATAGCGTCCAGATCTTCGTTCTCGAGAACCGTCCGCAGCTTCTTACGGGCTCGATGAACGCGAACTTTCAGGGCGCTCACGGAAACGTCGAGACGCTTCGACATCGCTTTGTACGTCATGCCATCTCGATACTTCATCAGGAAAGGGACGGAGTACGTCGGAGTTAGCGTGTCGAGCGCCCTCCACAGCGCCTCTCCCTTCTCCTCCCGTTCAAGTTTGGAATCTTGCCGCTCGAGCGGGTTCGGTGTGCTGTCCTGATCCGCCGCTTCCGTTCGGCTGAACGGAAACGTCTGCCGTCGGATGTTTTTTGCGTAATCCCGACAACGGTTCAGAGCAATGCCATATAGCCATGATGCAAATCGGTCCGGGTTTCGCAGGTCATCTATTCGGTTGTAGGCCCGCATGAACACTTCCTGCGCCAAGTCGGCTGCGTCGTCTTCGTCGCTGGCGTACCGATACGTCAACTCATACACCATCCCCTCATACCGTTCAAGCAGTGGTCGGAATGCGGACGAATCCCCGTCTCGCACCCTCTGTACGTATGTCCCGTCAGAAACGTCATCGGGCATGATGGATCTATTTCGATGGATCGGCTCCCCCGAACGGCGTGGGGAAAGGTCAGGCGCAGAGTCGAAAGAGACTGGTATAGAAAATATAGCGCTCTCTCAGTAAAATACGTTCAGCAATACCTGCAAGTGGACGAGCCGTAGAAAAATGGGTTACACGCACGAAGGCACACGCACATCGATGTGAACCCGGGAGGGACGGATGACATCTCGAAACGTGTCATGGTCGCGCTGGGCACAACACGTAACCCAACACGCAAAAAAGACGCCCGAACGCAATCCTGCGTCCGAGCGCCGACAAAAAGCAGAATGGATGCAACGCCTCACGCGAGTTGTTTCGCGGCGTGTTTCAGAGCGTCCACATAGTTCGTCTTCTCCCACGGGAAGGTATCACGACCGAAGTGTCCGTACGCGGCCGTCTTACGATACATTGGACGCATAAGGTCGAGTCGATCGATGATGGCCGTCGGCGAGAGCTCGAAGTGATCACGCACCAGGTTGGTGAGCTGGTCATCGGTGAGCTTACCGGTCCCGTTCGTATTTACATCGATGGAGACGGGCTCGGCAACGCCGATCGCGTATGCAACCTGGACGAGGGCTTCGTCGCAGAGGTCGGCGGCCACGAGATTTTTCGCTACGTGCCGCGCGGCATACGTCGCGCTGCGGTCGACCTTCGACGGATCCTTGCCGCTGAACGCGCCACCGCCGTGGGCGCCTTTTCCACCGTAGGTGTCGACGATGATTTTGCGTCCGGTCAGACCCGTATCGCCGTGCGGACCGCCAATGACGAACCGTCCGGTGGGGTTGACGTGCAAAATCACATCGTCATCCAGCATGTCATCCGCAATGACACGAGGAAGCAAGTGCTCGCGGATGTCGCGTTTGATCTCGGACTGCGAGACGCCTTCGTCATGCTGCGTCGAGACGACGATCGTGTGAACGCGGCGAGGCGTACGACGATCGTCATCGTATTCCACTGTAACCTGGCTCTTCGAATCCGGCCGCAGGTACGGCATCAGGTCCGTCTCCTTGCGAATGTGAGCCAGTTCCCTCACGAGTCGATGCGCATACATGATCGCCATCGGCATCAACACGTCGGTCTCGCGGTTTGCGTACCCGAACATGAGTCCCTGATCCCCGGCGCCCTGCTCGGACGTCCCGTCCACACCCTGGCTGATGTCCGGGCTCTGCTCGTGAATGCTACTCAGCACGCCACAGGAATCCGCATCGAACCGGAGGCGCGGATCGGTATAGCCGATGTCGCGGATCACTTCGCGTGCGATCTCGCGGACGTCGGCATACGCATCCGTCGACACCTCTCCGCTGAGAACGACCAGTCCGGTCGTAACCATCGTCTCGACGGCTACGCGGCTTTTCGGGTCGTCGGAGAGAAGGGCGTCGAGGATAGCATCCGAAATCTGGTCGGCAACCTTGTCGGGGTGTCCCTCCGACACGGATTCACTTGTAAAGAGGTAAGCCATGAAACGGGCAGGCAGCTCGTGGGGTGGAAACGATCCCGCCGACCCCAGACCGGAGTGGCAGGAAAAAGAAATTGTTGCGAACGGATAAAAACCGTACGGCCCATTAGTATACGAATCAGCGACCCTCATTCCCATGACCGTGATCGGAAGATTTGCGAAAAGCCCGTTTAGTATCCCGGCTTTCCCGTCAGATGGGCGAAAGGGACCCTCGCGCTCGGGGCAATGAGGAGATGCGGACCCCATATCGAATAGCTCCTGAAGCCGGGGATGTCTTTTTGCGCGACCATTTTGCAACATATGGTTCACAAAGACGTGGCGGCATGCGAAGTCCCCGTCAAACGAGAAGCAGGAATTGATTCTCGCAACTCCGGAACGTACGTTTCAACGTTTGAATGCCCGGGGTGGCCTATTTATCCGCCGGCGTGATCCCAGAACTACGCTCATTTTGAGCCTGCGATCTTGCGTTTGCGGCCACCACCCCACCCCTTTTTCGCACCAGGACACCCATTAGCCAGCAAGAGGCTGCCACGTTATGGCCAACGACATCAAATCCACCGTCAAAGGTATCATCGTCGAGAAACTCGGCGTTGACGAGTCTGATGTTACGCGGGAGGCATCGTTCACCAACGACCTCGGCGCAGACTCGCTCGACACCGTCGAGCTCATCATGGAATTCGAGAAAGAGTTCGATCTGACGATCCCCGACGAGGAGGCGGAAAAGATTGCAACGGTCGGTGATGCCATCGACTACCTCGAAGAGAAGTCTGCGTAACAGACGTCTCTAAGGCCGGCTTCCCGGCGAGCCACGCCCTTTGGCGATCGTGCTCGCCGGGTTCGTTGTATTCGGCCCTGATGCACGACTTCGTTCGGCGTCTCCTCGAGCACGTGTCGCGCCTTGCCGGCCGACATCTCAGGCGAGGAGACGCCCGGTTCGTGCGTTCATTTCTTGAGCCTGCCCCTGCATCGTTGTAAGCAGGTTACCTATTCTACTGTCCGGAGCATCATGCTCCGCCGCGCCCGTCCGGGTTGCGAGCCCCATCGTTACGTGTATCGGTTCGACCTTCCGACTCCCTCCCATGAATCACACTGAACGTAGAGTTGTCATCACCGGAATGGGCGCACTCACGCCGATTGGTACCACGGTGTCCTCATTCTGGGATGCTCTGCTAAACGGTACGAGTGGCGCTGCCCCCATCGAGTCGTTCGATACCGAAGGCATGCGCGTGACGTTCGCCGCGGAGCTCAAGGACTTCGATCCGGCAGACTATCTCGGCGCCAAACAGGTGCGACGGATGGATCCCTTTTGCCAATACGCGCTCATCGCGGCCGACCAGGCTGTCGAGGACGCGGGGATCGATCCCGACGAGATGAGTCAGGAAGAAAAAGACCGGGTCGGTGTCATTTACGGCAGCGGCATCGGCGGAATGCAGACGTTTTACGAACAAGCGAACTACTTCCAGGAAAACGACGAGAAGCGTACCTCGCCGTTCTTCATTCCGATGCTCATTCCAGACATCGCGAGTGGCCAGATTGCCATGCGGTTCGGCTTCCGAGGCCCCAACCACGCGATCGTCTCTGCCTGCGCAACTGGCAACCATAACATCGGAGATGCTGTCCGACGCATTCAGAGCGGCGAAATGGACGCGTGTGTCGCTGGTGGTACGGATGCCTGCGTAACCCGCCTGGGTATCACCGGATTCGCGAGCATGCGCGCACTCTCAACGCGAAACGATGACCCCGCAGTCGCATCTCGCCCATTCGATGCAAACCGTGACGGGTTCGTCATGGGCGAAGGAGCTGGTGCGCTATACCTGGAGTCCCTCGAAAGCGCAAAAGCCCGGGGGGCCAACATCTACGGTGAAATCATCGGGATGGGCGCATCCGCCGACGCCCACCATCTCACAGCACCGGATCCCGAGGGCGGGGGCGTTCGCCTGGCTCTCAACCGCGTGCTTGACCATGCCGGCCTGAATCCGGAGGACATCGATTACGTGAACGCCCACGGCACGTCGACGCCCCTCGGTGACGTCGCAGAAACGAAGGCGCTCAAACAGGTCTTTGGCGAAGCCGCGCATAAGCTCAACGTGTCGTCCACCAAGAGCATGACCGGTCACCTGCTCGGTGCAGCCGGTGCAGTGGAGGCCATCGCAACGATCCTTGCGACGAAGCATGACATCGTCCCTCCGACGATCAACTTCGACACGCCGGATCCGGACTGCGACCTCAACTACACCTTCAATGAACCGCAAGAACGCTCGGTCGACGTTGCCCTCTCGAACGCCTTTGGCTTCGGCGGGCACAATACCTCTGTTGCCTTCAAGAAGTTTGAAGGCTAGAGCGGACCAGATATCGGTTGCCCCACTCCTCGTGGGACCTCCTCGGTAGCGTGCGGATCCCACCGGATTGCAGCACGCTACCGAAACATTATTTCCCCGACAATCTCGCGTCCGAGCGCGTCATTGAGCCGCTCTCTCCAGGCTCGGCGGTTCATATGAAGCTCCTGCCGCCATGCCGCCGAGGAGATCTTAACGAACAGCGTATCTCCCTTCATCCAGGCGGATTCCGTCATCGCGTTCACGCGGTCTCCCGCAATCGTAGCCCACGTCTCAACAACACGGGCCTCATCGATCTTCTCGCGCATTCCCAGGCGGTCAATCACCTCCTTGAGGACATCGCCGAGCGGTTCTGGACTGTCGGTAGGCATGAGGAAAAATCAGTCTCGGGGGAAGAGAGGCATTTGAGAGTGTGAACGCGGTCGCCGCCATGGCGTTCAGTCGAGCGGTCCCTTCTCGTTACCTCTGGACGCCACGAAGCGGCTGTGTCATCGGCCCCGGTCCCTTAGATCCTTTGGTCAGCTATTGACTTGGCGGACCCGGATCGTTGGAACCCTGACCTTTCGTCCATTTCGAGATCTCTGCCCTTTCCGTACGCATGACGCGTCTATCCCTCGGCTCTTCTGCCTGTCGGCTCGTTGTCCCTCTCGCCCTTCTGGTGATTCTGGGTCTGTCCTCCCCGCTCAGAGCACAGTCCGTCACGAACGACGGTGCCCATGGAGCCCATGTTGCCGAGGGGGACACCGTCCAACTCTCGCTGGCCGAATCGGTGCAGCGATCCCTCGACGTGAGTCCAGAGGTCAACATCGAGCGCGCTGGTCAGGACTTCGCCCGGGCCCGCCTCGGGGAGGCGCGTCAGAACCGCTACCTGACGTCGTTCTCTGCGAATACCGCGCACTCAATCGCCCCGAGCCTCGACATCCCGCAGGGCACCACGCAGCCGCCCAGCTCCTACTACCTTGAGCCGCGCGTCGTCAATGACTGGACGGTGGATGCCCTCCAGCCGTTCAACCGCTTCGAAGTCCGGGCGCAACAGCCCATCTACACGGCGGGTGAACTGGGCGGCAGCATCCGCGCTGCGCGTCATGGGGTGGACGTCGAGAAAGCAAGCGTCGACCTCAAACGGCTGGAAGTCGCCCGACGGACCGGAGACATCTACTACTCGCTCCTCCTTGCCGAAGCACTGAAGCGCCTGGCTGACGACACCGGGGAGGTCGTGGATCGGGCCAAGCGGGAAGTTCAGCGCCTGCTGGATGAGGGCGACGAGGACGTTGACCAGGCCGATCTGTTCGAGGTTCGCCTCACGGAGGAAGAGTACAAACGGCGTCTTGTGGAAATTCGTGAACGGCTCGAGACGGCACGCTCCGCTCTCCGGCGCCAGCTCTTTTTGCCGGACGATGTTGTGATCCAGACCACCGACCGTCGTCTCAACCCGGTCGACTTCGAGGTCCACCCTGACTCGCTGGCGTACTACCTCGCCCTCGGTATCGAGAATCGCCCCGAACTCGACAAAGCCAACGCTGGAATCGAAGCGCGCAAAGCCCTTGTCGATGTCGAGCGGTCGGACTACTTCCCCAAACTGGGCTTCCAGGCAACGTACGCATATACGTATACTCCGAATCGCCCGAACCAACGGAGTGCCTACATCAACGACTCCTACAATGGAAATTCCACACGGACGGGCATTGGCATTCAGATGAACCTCGACTTCTTCCAGACGCGGGAGCGCGTTGAGCAGGCCCGCGCGGAGCTCAACGAGGTTCGCTACCAGAAGGAGGCCGCCGCTCAACTTGTCCGCTTTGAGGTCGAGGAGGCCTATCGGAACGTAATCATTCAGAAAACGAACCTGGAATCGCGGGACGAGTCCCTGCAGATCACGGAGGAGTGGCTTCGGAATGAACAGATCAACTTTGATCTCGACTTCGGAAACACGGAGAACCTGGTCAAGGCTGTTCGTGCCAATTTGGAGGCTGAGGCTCGGTATTTTGAAGCGGTGAAAGCGTACAATACGGCCGTCCTCAAGCTGCTGGACGCCACCGGAACGCTGACCACCGACCTGGAACGGGACATCTTTTCGGAAACGGAATAAGTTCAGGGGCAACGTTCAGGGTTCAGGGTTCAGGGTTCAAGGTTCAGGGTTCAGGGGGGTACGCCTCGGATACGTGAGTAAGAGACCACCTGGCCACAGAGGATGTTATTCACCGGCGTGCCGAATACCCTGTACGGAATGTCTACCGAGACATTGACAAAATAAGCGTCACACGGCCGTGCGACGCTTGATTCCTTCGAAAATGGACGGAGGGCCGAGCATCGAATTGAACCCGGCAGAGACGAATCTGGATTTTCCTGAGGTATTCCCGATGTTGTCGTGACGACAGGGTTCAGGGCTAGCAACCGGACCGTTTTGATTTCAAACCGGAATATCTCCGGATGTCATCGAAAAACGGACCTTTTGCGTCCCGGCAACCAAGTGTCATTATCGAACATGACGCACTCTCACACTACCATACCCACATCCTCCCATGCATTTCGGAGCCGCCGCGACGGGAAACGCTGAAATGACACACGCTCTTGTGAACGTGTCCGGTAGGTAGGGTTCAAGGTTCTTGGGGGTCGTTCGGGTATACGAAACACGTTCCCCCGCGCGTTGTCATTGATGCCCGTGTGACTTTTCCCCGCCGGCGTGCGGCTACATGGGCGACGGACACAGAGGCCCTGTGCCGCACCCGTTTCGCCACCCTCGTTCCAAGTGTCGCTTCCTGACTATGCGTACCTCGTTCCTCCACCGTTCGCTGTCCATCCTTGCCTTGCTGCTGGGCTTGACCCTCGCGCTGTCCTCCTCGCCGGCCCACGCCCAGGATGCCGCCGAACAGGAGATTCGCTCGATGCTAGAGTCGCGCGATCAACAGATCAAGTCCATTCTGGATGGCGACACATCGGCCTTTTCCGACCAGCAGCGGGAAGAACTAAAAACGCTAATCAACGGCGTCATCGACTTTCGAGCCATGGGTCAGGTCGCCCTCGGCCCGTTCTGGAGCGACCTCTCCGATGATCAGAAGAACGAGTTTGTCGATGTCTTCCGTGACATCGTGCGCGCTCAGTCGTTGGCTGACCTGGAGGTATACAATTCGAAGGTCACCTACGAAAAGATTAACGTTGAAGAAGACAGCGCGTACGTCCAAACCCTGACAGAGTACGAAGGCACCGAAACGCCCGTTGTCTACGATCTGCAAAAGCAGAATGACACGTGGGTGGCGCAGGACATCATCCTCGACGGCGTCAGCACCGCCGAGAGCTACGCGCGCTCATTCCAGACCGTCGTGCGCAAGCGAGGATTCGATGCGCTTATGACGAGCCTGAAGAAGAAACGAGACAAGGTCACGTCGGCTCGATAACCGATATCACATCGACGATTCTGGCGGTCGCCGGGGTGGATTCACTCTGCCCCGGCGACTTGTGCTTTTAGCGGAATTTGACGGTGGTTCCTCTCCCGTTGTTTGTTGTTATACAACGGTGCGTGCGCTTTCGACTGCTTTCGCCTTCCCCCTCCTCCGATGCCTGCCTCTCCTACTTCTTCTGCCAACGCCCCGACCGAAGGCTACGTCTTTCACAGTTACGGGGGCGAAAAGTACGCACAGCACGCGGTTGTCTCCGTGCAAACGCTCCGGCGGTACGACGACCACCGCCCCGTTGCACTCTTTTGCCCGGAGCCACACCGGGAGATGCTGGAGCGGTACGGTGCCGACCAGTTTTTTCAGCACATCGAGCCGCTCCCGCCGGAGCATCGGTCGATCGTTGGCTTTAAGCATCATCTCCACAAGTTCAAGATCTTCGACCGTTCCCTCTTCGTGGATGCGGACATGATCTGGTGCCGCGACCCGGATCCGCTGTGGACGCAACTTAGCGCATTTCCGTTCACGGGAACGGGCCTGATGCGCGCCGACCACTTCTTCGGGGGGCCCAAAGGGGCTGGAGTGATTCTCGATATGCTTCTCCGCCGACGCCGCAGCACGCTCCGCCACTTCGGGCTGACGAACCTCCCACGCGTCCAGGCGGGAATGATCTATGCGCAGGACGACGACACAACCCGAGCTGTATCCGAGACCGCGGCCGACTTCCTCGCGCGTTCGGACGAAACACACTTTCGCAGCCGACTAAACGAGGGTCGCAGCGAAGAGACGTGCGAGTGGAGCATCGCCATGGCGATGAGCAAGCTGGAGCTCGCGGTCTTTCCATGGCTGCAGGGTCGAAACAGTCCCCAGCTTGATTATATCGACGGCCTGACGACGCACGACCCGGACTTCCAGAACGTCAGCTGTACGTTCTACACGACGCCGTTCATCTACAACCTCCGTGGCCTACCCTCGCGCGGACTACGCGACTTCCTCTTTGGGCTGGCGAATCAGCTTCCCGGACTCGGAGATCGTATGGAAGTCACCCCGTTTGTCGTTCACTTCGGATGGTTGCACCAGAAGCAGCCCTTTTACGACTTTGCTGACCGCACGTGGAAGCACATCTTGGACGACCGGTCTACGCCAAGACTTAAACAACAATCAGCGGACCCGGGAGCGTGAAGCTCTCGCTCGAACCCCGTTTGTAGGTGCTCGTCTCCCGTTTTAGACCGTCGCATCACGTGCGAGTAAAAAGGTGGATGACGAGGGAAGCAGATATGTTTGTCTGTACCCACGTGATCGCGAACAGAAGTGTCGTGATCGCGGCCGGGCTGAACACGGCCATCAGGCTCGCCACGGGCAGCGGGATGCGTGTGACCACGCGAACATCCCGTAACACACGCACCGTTGCCCACACGGCCGACACAGCGCCCAGAGCGGCCAGAATCCCTGCGGTCTGCGGACTCCCGGTTGTCCCGTTCGACACCATGACGAGAGCGACTCCCATCCATAGCAGGGCGGGCCAGCAGGGCCATATGACCAGCATCATGACCTGATCGGTGCGGAGGGTCTTCCAGTTCCGCACGGCAAGACCGATCATAACACTCCAGACCAGTAGCATCACGATCACACCTCCCGCCACGAATGCTCCGGTCGTAATCGGCTGCGAAATATACGAGCCCAATCGCTGACCGAGATCGGGCCCGAGGGCATCGATGAAGCGTTCAGCGACCATCGTTGGAGCGAGAACGTCCACGATGACCGCTGCAATCACCCCCGTCGCCACACCGACGACCAATAGCATAAGCCAACTGACCAGCGAGACGGTATCGCGCCCTTCGCGGACACTATCCGTGTAGAAACCATGCGCCATGAAGTAGCGCCCGACTGCCCTGCGAAAAAGCGGTCGACGTGCGTACAGCAGCGCGAACCCAATCAGCAGAAACCAGCCGAAAAGAACGGCCCACGGAGCCTCAGGGCTCGGAGCCGATCCGGAGGGAAAGGCAAAAACCCGTTGCTCTCCCCGGTAGATTCCGCGGACAACGGTAGCTGCGGGCCGCGGGTCGCCGTTCGCCGCGTGCAACCCGTACCTGCGCCCCAAAGGATTCTTCTCGTCTGCCCACCGGTACACGAAAATCGTCGGCGAGAGCTCGGAGAAGGCTTGTGCGTCCGAAGCAGGGGTATCGCCCGGTTCACTCCACTCGAAAGCGTCGGAGCGCTCCGGAATCCACTGGTTCAGCACCATCTCGAGCCAACGAGCCTGGGCCTGCGAAGAATGCGGAATGTTCAACCCGGATGCGGAATCCGGAGCAACCCACGTTCCGGCTGCACCGATAGCTACTGGTGTATCCGTCGATGCGCTCCACGCCCTGTGCCGCTCCACCGGATTTTCTACACCTCGAACATCGAGCAGAACGCCATCCACCGCGCCCGCACACTGATCTTCCTCGGGCCGGAAGGGGCTGATGTAGTACCGAGCTACGTCGGGCGCACGATTACGGAGCTCGACAGCGAGACGTTCGAGAGCTGCGCACGTCTTCGAGACCGATGTGTCCAGACTTTTACCAAGACCGACCGCCACGAGAGCACGATGCTGCCGCGCGAGCTGGGCAATACGGTCGAGCGTCGGCCCAAGCGAATCGGTGGCAACGTCAATCTGTGCTGCACTCTCATAAGCGAGGGGCAGATCGAGAGCCACCGAGACACCGAGCGATTCCGCATGTGCGAGAACGGCTGCAGCGCTTCGCTCTTTCCCGGGCAAGAACCACGGAGCCGCCGACACCCGGACGGTCGTAATGCCCGATTCTGCGATACGATCGAGTTCGAATCGAGCCGCTCGATCAACATCGGGTACCTCCCAAACCACACCGCGTCCACCAGAAAAAAAGGATTGAGCACCGACGGATTCTCCTGGCGTCTCCGATTGCCCGTACGCGGTGGGCACGCTGGCCAGCGCAAGTAATCCCGCCAGCAGAACACCGATCCAGTCAATACGTCGTTGATGTTGCTCGAATGACGATAGGAGAAGCGGGGCGAACATTGATGAGGTCAGAAGGGGACAGGACGAGGGACCTGAAGCAAGCGAAGGGGGCCTGCGGACACGTACGCCTAACGTAGTCATCAGCAGTGCGGTATGCACACTGTTGACCGGCACAAAACCGCCACGTGGATCGGGTTGAATTCAATCATTAAACCATTCGACCGCATATCGACTTGCCATATCGCTCCTTTTTTGTATTTTCATCCTGTCATCACGAAAGGGATGACCGTTATCACGATACTTTCTCGCTATCACTAGTACGGCGGGTCGCTGGAATTTTCTCAGCCCCAACGTATTCCCCTCACCTAGAATTACAGACCTCAGACATGAAACGCTTTTCGTTTGCTACTCTCTTTGTTGCCCTCCTCTTTCTGGCCATCCCATCGCAGGATGCGCACGCGCAGGTGAAACTTGGCCCCCGCGCCGTCCTGTCCGTTGGTGACATTTCTGACGCAGGCGGCGACTTCGGTATCGGTGCCGACGTTCGCTTCCTCGCCGGCGACCTGCCCGTGACGTTTAATGGCGCATTCGACTACTACTTCGTCGATGATGAATTCGACCAGGGTCTTTCTATTTTCACGGTCGACTTCAACGCTCTCTACATGTTCGGTATCGATAACCAGGCCTTTACCCCGTATGCCGGTGGCGGCCTGGGCATTACCCGCCTCTCTGCTGATGAGCAGTCCGTCCCCGGTGGTGGGACGTTCGATCCGAGCACAACGGAGGTAAACCTCAACATCATCGGCGGCGCAGAATTCCCGCTCGAGCAGTTCACGCCCTTCGTCCAGGCACAGTTCGGTGTCGGTGGCGACGTGGACCGCTTCAACATTGCTGGAGGGCTGCTCTTCAACCTCTAAGTCCGATCGGTTCCGATCATTCACCTAACGTCGGTGAATGGACACCGATACCAGGTTGATGTTGAGCCCGCTGCTCCTTCGGGAGTGGCGGGCTTTTTTTGTTTGACCGCGCCGTTAGGGCGACGGAAATCTGATCGGCCCTAGTTCGTGACATTCTGGTTGAACGACAACGTCTTTGAACAATGGCTAACCGAGGGCGCAGGACCACAGTCCTGGAACAGCCACTTGCCGTCTGACCCACTGTCTTCCGCCAGACCGGCTCAGACACTTTCCAGCGTGACGGCGATGTCAAACCGCATGATACATCTCCGCTTCGTTCAGAGCGATCCTCACATAGAAAACGGGACACAGCCGC
The nucleotide sequence above comes from Longibacter salinarum. Encoded proteins:
- a CDS encoding RNA polymerase sigma factor, yielding MPDDVSDGTYVQRVRDGDSSAFRPLLERYEGMVYELTYRYASDEDDAADLAQEVFMRAYNRIDDLRNPDRFASWLYGIALNRCRDYAKNIRRQTFPFSRTEAADQDSTPNPLERQDSKLEREEKGEALWRALDTLTPTYSVPFLMKYRDGMTYKAMSKRLDVSVSALKVRVHRARKKLRTVLENEDLDAIRPE
- the fabF gene encoding beta-ketoacyl-ACP synthase II — encoded protein: MNHTERRVVITGMGALTPIGTTVSSFWDALLNGTSGAAPIESFDTEGMRVTFAAELKDFDPADYLGAKQVRRMDPFCQYALIAADQAVEDAGIDPDEMSQEEKDRVGVIYGSGIGGMQTFYEQANYFQENDEKRTSPFFIPMLIPDIASGQIAMRFGFRGPNHAIVSACATGNHNIGDAVRRIQSGEMDACVAGGTDACVTRLGITGFASMRALSTRNDDPAVASRPFDANRDGFVMGEGAGALYLESLESAKARGANIYGEIIGMGASADAHHLTAPDPEGGGVRLALNRVLDHAGLNPEDIDYVNAHGTSTPLGDVAETKALKQVFGEAAHKLNVSSTKSMTGHLLGAAGAVEAIATILATKHDIVPPTINFDTPDPDCDLNYTFNEPQERSVDVALSNAFGFGGHNTSVAFKKFEG
- a CDS encoding acyl carrier protein; protein product: MANDIKSTVKGIIVEKLGVDESDVTREASFTNDLGADSLDTVELIMEFEKEFDLTIPDEEAEKIATVGDAIDYLEEKSA
- a CDS encoding TolC family protein — translated: MTRLSLGSSACRLVVPLALLVILGLSSPLRAQSVTNDGAHGAHVAEGDTVQLSLAESVQRSLDVSPEVNIERAGQDFARARLGEARQNRYLTSFSANTAHSIAPSLDIPQGTTQPPSSYYLEPRVVNDWTVDALQPFNRFEVRAQQPIYTAGELGGSIRAARHGVDVEKASVDLKRLEVARRTGDIYYSLLLAEALKRLADDTGEVVDRAKREVQRLLDEGDEDVDQADLFEVRLTEEEYKRRLVEIRERLETARSALRRQLFLPDDVVIQTTDRRLNPVDFEVHPDSLAYYLALGIENRPELDKANAGIEARKALVDVERSDYFPKLGFQATYAYTYTPNRPNQRSAYINDSYNGNSTRTGIGIQMNLDFFQTRERVEQARAELNEVRYQKEAAAQLVRFEVEEAYRNVIIQKTNLESRDESLQITEEWLRNEQINFDLDFGNTENLVKAVRANLEAEARYFEAVKAYNTAVLKLLDATGTLTTDLERDIFSETE
- a CDS encoding MlaC/ttg2D family ABC transporter substrate-binding protein — its product is MRTSFLHRSLSILALLLGLTLALSSSPAHAQDAAEQEIRSMLESRDQQIKSILDGDTSAFSDQQREELKTLINGVIDFRAMGQVALGPFWSDLSDDQKNEFVDVFRDIVRAQSLADLEVYNSKVTYEKINVEEDSAYVQTLTEYEGTETPVVYDLQKQNDTWVAQDIILDGVSTAESYARSFQTVVRKRGFDALMTSLKKKRDKVTSAR
- a CDS encoding DUF721 domain-containing protein produces the protein MPTDSPEPLGDVLKEVIDRLGMREKIDEARVVETWATIAGDRVNAMTESAWMKGDTLFVKISSAAWRQELHMNRRAWRERLNDALGREIVGEIMFR
- the metK gene encoding methionine adenosyltransferase: MAYLFTSESVSEGHPDKVADQISDAILDALLSDDPKSRVAVETMVTTGLVVLSGEVSTDAYADVREIAREVIRDIGYTDPRLRFDADSCGVLSSIHEQSPDISQGVDGTSEQGAGDQGLMFGYANRETDVLMPMAIMYAHRLVRELAHIRKETDLMPYLRPDSKSQVTVEYDDDRRTPRRVHTIVVSTQHDEGVSQSEIKRDIREHLLPRVIADDMLDDDVILHVNPTGRFVIGGPHGDTGLTGRKIIVDTYGGKGAHGGGAFSGKDPSKVDRSATYAARHVAKNLVAADLCDEALVQVAYAIGVAEPVSIDVNTNGTGKLTDDQLTNLVRDHFELSPTAIIDRLDLMRPMYRKTAAYGHFGRDTFPWEKTNYVDALKHAAKQLA
- a CDS encoding outer membrane protein, with the protein product MKRFSFATLFVALLFLAIPSQDAHAQVKLGPRAVLSVGDISDAGGDFGIGADVRFLAGDLPVTFNGAFDYYFVDDEFDQGLSIFTVDFNALYMFGIDNQAFTPYAGGGLGITRLSADEQSVPGGGTFDPSTTEVNLNIIGGAEFPLEQFTPFVQAQFGVGGDVDRFNIAGGLLFNL